One window of the Triticum dicoccoides isolate Atlit2015 ecotype Zavitan chromosome 3B, WEW_v2.0, whole genome shotgun sequence genome contains the following:
- the LOC119278984 gene encoding uncharacterized protein LOC119278984 isoform X2, which yields MGKKRKQDQWRDDSSSSNVKRRRSCHCENGETSRPNDGISPREGLSAIVRAVTELKDVMQLQLRMEEKFNKRIQKLKEKRKKDKKKHEEDLRVLKEELESKFEDMQKEVCGEVNHYKASPSQRSQLSQSTRFRLVIENSVSRTIYKKETIETVDGGGHIKVVMYDGGNPIASDHRLASVRVELVVIEGGFDEKRDSWSKEEFEERIIKPRRTTTLTSLVKNGAFNLIGGSCDHEGAIIMDNSQQREVKLGVRITVPTETRVLEGVSNPFKVQEGKTKKSAPNKTGKKLSHPVPTRNLVQPTSTHAAQHDRGKHSGFPTDGTAEDNRLSYPPATVPPIVEGNGHALNCNSQQSSQQIPTPILWQPTSTHSMQHGYYPPLPAFGQDQFTSLPNASSQVAFPNLSEYGSLDGQWNSIPRGEIFVEDVNHSNVQLPVEEYYIDASFTCGQVLLQWYKPQVELKEHWNFLDQLMPLYSTQSGFYRESFHSTSLMEKAHKLMGSTSGDSVMKIITSLPSRATQTPQRRGVLVQPIAPYDSHDEPPVKKQRNAKYQLRFVNRVCNEYYTWEQIKSEDGNLLKVALYDENNLVVTSGPLSAASVEIVLLHGDFSADGQDYWPSEEFRACLVHPQSVKEPPALGGDGVLALTDGEADISNMYFRTSSFHARTGMFKMGLEIKNAREESVQEGITRPFLVRVCQGEESSCPLIRPFKLFGMGTEDVGASSALHYQSLQVRSVFWALMAEHHHSTVRRASNHSSEHYLLKYVRGIVKLKCLLMRRRDRKKLYMQKSKDADDYNAAIAKKLKYSYMQKNKDADDSASAFAKAPSSLSVRAPRV from the exons ATGGGGAAGAAGAGGAAACAAGATCAATGGAGAGATGACTCAAGCTCTTCTAATGTCAAGCGGCGTAGGTCTTGCCACTGCGAGAATGG GGAGACGAGCAGGCCAAATGATGGGATATCGCCTCGGGAGGGGTTATCAGCTATTGTTCGTGCGGTAACTGAATTGAAAGACGTCATGCAG CTTCAATTGCGCATGGAGGAAAAATTCAACAAACGAATTCAAAAGCTTAAGGAAAAGAGGAAAAAAGACAAGAAAAAGCATGAAGAGGATCTCAGAGTACTCAAGGAAGAGCTCGAATCAAAATTTGAAGACATGCAAAAAGAAGTGTGTGGTGAAGTAAATCATTACAAGGCATCTCCATCTCAGAG ATCACAACTAAGCCAATCAACAAGATTTCGACTAGTAATTGAAAATAGCGTGAGCAGAACAATTTACAAAAAGGAAACTATAGAGACTGTCGATGGTGGAGGTCACATAAAAGTTGTCATGTACGATGGTGGCAATCCAATTGCGTCTGACCACCGTCTTGCTTCAGTAAGAGTTGAGCTAGTGGTCATTGAAGGAGGGTTCGATGAAAAGCGGGATTCGTGGTCTAAAGAGGAGTTTGAGGAAAGGATAATAAAACCACGAAGAACAACCACATTGACAAGTCTAGTGAAAAACGGTGCATTTAATCTGATTGGTGGGAGTTGTGATCATGAAGGTGCCATTATTATGGATAATTCACAGCAAAGGGAAGTTAAGCTTGGAGTAAGGATCACAGTGCCTACAGAAACAAGAGTTCTTGAAGGAGTATCAAATCCTTTCAAAGTACAGGAAGGCAAGACAAAAA AGTCAGCACCAAACAAAACAGGCAAAAAACTTTCTCATCCAGTTCCAACGCGAAACTTGGTACAGCCAACCAGCACCCACGCAGCACAACATG ACCGTGGAAAGCATTCAGGATTTCCGACTGATGGTACTGCAGAGGATAATCGACTGAGTTATCCACCAGCTACCGTGCCACCGATAGTTGAGGGAAATG GGCACGCCCTAAACTGCAACAGTCAGCAATCTTCTCAACAAATTCCAACGCCAATCTTGTGGCAGCCAACGAGCACCCATTCAATGCAACATG GATATTATCCACCTTTGCCTGCTTTTGGACAAGACCAGTTCACTAGTTTACCTAATGCAAGTTCTCAAGTTGCATTTCCAAACCTTTCAGAGTATGGGTCACTGGATGGCCAG TGGAATTCCATCCCCAGAGGGGAAATATTCGTTGAAGATGTAAATCATTCAAATGTCCAGCTACCAGTTGAAGAGTATT ATATAGATGCGTCATTTACATGTGGTCAAGTACTACTCCAATGGTACAAGCCTCAAGTGGAGCTCAAGGAACACTGGAACTTTCTTGATCAGCTCATGCCTCTGTATAGCACACAATCAGGGTTTTATAGAGAAAGTTTCCACAGTACGAGCCTCATGGAGAAAGCCCATAAGTTAATGGGCAGTACATCAGGCGATTCTGTTATGAAGATAATCACCAGTCTTCCAAGTCGAGCCACCCAAACTCCTCAGAGGAGAGGCGTTCTCGTTCAGCCCATTGCGCCATATGATTCACATGATGA GCCACCAGTTAAGAAGCAAAGAAATGCCAAATATCAATTGCGATTTGTCAATAGGGTGTGCAATGAATACTACACATGGGAACAAATTAAATCAGAGGATGGAAATCTTTTAAAGGTAGCTTTGTATGATGAGAACAATCTGGTAGTCACATCTGGTCCACTGTCTGCAGCTTCTGTGGAGATCGTACTACTTCATGGCGATTTCAGTGCCGATGGTCAAGATTATTGGCCATCAGAGGAGTTCAGAGCCTGCCTAGTGCATCCACAATCTGTAAAAGAACCACCAGCCTTGGGAGGTGATGGTGTCTTGGCACTGACTGATGGAGAGGCAGACATTAGTAATATGTATTTCCGGACTTCCTCTTTCCATGCCAGAACTGGAATGTTCAAGATGGGTCTTGAGATTaaaaatgcaagagaagaaagtgttCAAGAAGGAATCACTAGACCATTTCTTGTGAGAGTTTGCCAAGGGGAAG AATCAAGCTGCCCCCTGATCAGACCTTTCAAATTGTTTGGTATGGGAACAGAAGACGTCGGCGCATCATCG GCGTTGCATTATCAGTCGTTGCAGGTGAGAAGTGTGTTTTGGGCGTTGATGGCAGAGCACCATCACAGCACGGTCCGGAGGGCttcaaatcactcttcagaacattACCTCTTGAAGTACGTCCGAGGGATCGTTAAACTGAAGTGTTTATTGATGCGGAGAAGGGACCGTAAAAAACTCTACATGCAGAAGAGTAAAGATGCAGATGATTATAACGCCGCAATTGCCAAGAAGCTTAAGTACTCTTACATGCAGAAGAATAAAGACGCAGATGACTCTGCCAGCGCATTTGCCAAGGCGCCCTCCTCTCTGAGTGTGAGAGCACCACGTGTATGA
- the LOC119278984 gene encoding uncharacterized protein LOC119278984 isoform X1, which translates to MGKKRKQDQWRDDSSSSNVKRRRSCHCENGETSRPNDGISPREGLSAIVRAVTELKDVMQLQLRMEEKFNKRIQKLKEKRKKDKKKHEEDLRVLKEELESKFEDMQKEVCGEVNHYKASPSQRSQLSQSTRFRLVIENSVSRTIYKKETIETVDGGGHIKVVMYDGGNPIASDHRLASVRVELVVIEGGFDEKRDSWSKEEFEERIIKPRRTTTLTSLVKNGAFNLIGGSCDHEGAIIMDNSQQREVKLGVRITVPTETRVLEGVSNPFKVQEGKTKKSAPNKTGKKLSHPVPTRNLVQPTSTHAAQHDRGKHSGFPTDGTAEDNRLSYPPATVPPIVEGNGHALNCNSQQSSQQIPTPILWQPTSTHSMQHGQGCSLPSPSMPNPLQIANNRYYPPLPAFGQDQFTSLPNASSQVAFPNLSEYGSLDGQWNSIPRGEIFVEDVNHSNVQLPVEEYYIDASFTCGQVLLQWYKPQVELKEHWNFLDQLMPLYSTQSGFYRESFHSTSLMEKAHKLMGSTSGDSVMKIITSLPSRATQTPQRRGVLVQPIAPYDSHDEPPVKKQRNAKYQLRFVNRVCNEYYTWEQIKSEDGNLLKVALYDENNLVVTSGPLSAASVEIVLLHGDFSADGQDYWPSEEFRACLVHPQSVKEPPALGGDGVLALTDGEADISNMYFRTSSFHARTGMFKMGLEIKNAREESVQEGITRPFLVRVCQGEESSCPLIRPFKLFGMGTEDVGASSALHYQSLQVRSVFWALMAEHHHSTVRRASNHSSEHYLLKYVRGIVKLKCLLMRRRDRKKLYMQKSKDADDYNAAIAKKLKYSYMQKNKDADDSASAFAKAPSSLSVRAPRV; encoded by the exons ATGGGGAAGAAGAGGAAACAAGATCAATGGAGAGATGACTCAAGCTCTTCTAATGTCAAGCGGCGTAGGTCTTGCCACTGCGAGAATGG GGAGACGAGCAGGCCAAATGATGGGATATCGCCTCGGGAGGGGTTATCAGCTATTGTTCGTGCGGTAACTGAATTGAAAGACGTCATGCAG CTTCAATTGCGCATGGAGGAAAAATTCAACAAACGAATTCAAAAGCTTAAGGAAAAGAGGAAAAAAGACAAGAAAAAGCATGAAGAGGATCTCAGAGTACTCAAGGAAGAGCTCGAATCAAAATTTGAAGACATGCAAAAAGAAGTGTGTGGTGAAGTAAATCATTACAAGGCATCTCCATCTCAGAG ATCACAACTAAGCCAATCAACAAGATTTCGACTAGTAATTGAAAATAGCGTGAGCAGAACAATTTACAAAAAGGAAACTATAGAGACTGTCGATGGTGGAGGTCACATAAAAGTTGTCATGTACGATGGTGGCAATCCAATTGCGTCTGACCACCGTCTTGCTTCAGTAAGAGTTGAGCTAGTGGTCATTGAAGGAGGGTTCGATGAAAAGCGGGATTCGTGGTCTAAAGAGGAGTTTGAGGAAAGGATAATAAAACCACGAAGAACAACCACATTGACAAGTCTAGTGAAAAACGGTGCATTTAATCTGATTGGTGGGAGTTGTGATCATGAAGGTGCCATTATTATGGATAATTCACAGCAAAGGGAAGTTAAGCTTGGAGTAAGGATCACAGTGCCTACAGAAACAAGAGTTCTTGAAGGAGTATCAAATCCTTTCAAAGTACAGGAAGGCAAGACAAAAA AGTCAGCACCAAACAAAACAGGCAAAAAACTTTCTCATCCAGTTCCAACGCGAAACTTGGTACAGCCAACCAGCACCCACGCAGCACAACATG ACCGTGGAAAGCATTCAGGATTTCCGACTGATGGTACTGCAGAGGATAATCGACTGAGTTATCCACCAGCTACCGTGCCACCGATAGTTGAGGGAAATG GGCACGCCCTAAACTGCAACAGTCAGCAATCTTCTCAACAAATTCCAACGCCAATCTTGTGGCAGCCAACGAGCACCCATTCAATGCAACATG GCCAAGGATGTAGTCTGCCATCACCTAGCATGCCGAATCCATTGCAAATAGCAAATAACA GATATTATCCACCTTTGCCTGCTTTTGGACAAGACCAGTTCACTAGTTTACCTAATGCAAGTTCTCAAGTTGCATTTCCAAACCTTTCAGAGTATGGGTCACTGGATGGCCAG TGGAATTCCATCCCCAGAGGGGAAATATTCGTTGAAGATGTAAATCATTCAAATGTCCAGCTACCAGTTGAAGAGTATT ATATAGATGCGTCATTTACATGTGGTCAAGTACTACTCCAATGGTACAAGCCTCAAGTGGAGCTCAAGGAACACTGGAACTTTCTTGATCAGCTCATGCCTCTGTATAGCACACAATCAGGGTTTTATAGAGAAAGTTTCCACAGTACGAGCCTCATGGAGAAAGCCCATAAGTTAATGGGCAGTACATCAGGCGATTCTGTTATGAAGATAATCACCAGTCTTCCAAGTCGAGCCACCCAAACTCCTCAGAGGAGAGGCGTTCTCGTTCAGCCCATTGCGCCATATGATTCACATGATGA GCCACCAGTTAAGAAGCAAAGAAATGCCAAATATCAATTGCGATTTGTCAATAGGGTGTGCAATGAATACTACACATGGGAACAAATTAAATCAGAGGATGGAAATCTTTTAAAGGTAGCTTTGTATGATGAGAACAATCTGGTAGTCACATCTGGTCCACTGTCTGCAGCTTCTGTGGAGATCGTACTACTTCATGGCGATTTCAGTGCCGATGGTCAAGATTATTGGCCATCAGAGGAGTTCAGAGCCTGCCTAGTGCATCCACAATCTGTAAAAGAACCACCAGCCTTGGGAGGTGATGGTGTCTTGGCACTGACTGATGGAGAGGCAGACATTAGTAATATGTATTTCCGGACTTCCTCTTTCCATGCCAGAACTGGAATGTTCAAGATGGGTCTTGAGATTaaaaatgcaagagaagaaagtgttCAAGAAGGAATCACTAGACCATTTCTTGTGAGAGTTTGCCAAGGGGAAG AATCAAGCTGCCCCCTGATCAGACCTTTCAAATTGTTTGGTATGGGAACAGAAGACGTCGGCGCATCATCG GCGTTGCATTATCAGTCGTTGCAGGTGAGAAGTGTGTTTTGGGCGTTGATGGCAGAGCACCATCACAGCACGGTCCGGAGGGCttcaaatcactcttcagaacattACCTCTTGAAGTACGTCCGAGGGATCGTTAAACTGAAGTGTTTATTGATGCGGAGAAGGGACCGTAAAAAACTCTACATGCAGAAGAGTAAAGATGCAGATGATTATAACGCCGCAATTGCCAAGAAGCTTAAGTACTCTTACATGCAGAAGAATAAAGACGCAGATGACTCTGCCAGCGCATTTGCCAAGGCGCCCTCCTCTCTGAGTGTGAGAGCACCACGTGTATGA